cttggctttatttatttttgttttaccCCATTATAGCAAACTTCCGCACAATAATTAGTTAGTTGTAATCTGGAGGAATTGTTTTGGACCTTGCCTGAGGGTAAACTTTTAATATGGAATGTAGTTTAACCAGTTAATGTTAAGCAACTAAAACGTTAATCATCTGGTAGTACAGCAGTAATATGGCATCTTGGGAGGTGGGACATCAGTAATATGGCATCTTGGGAGGTGGGACAGCAGTAATATAGCATCTTGGGAGTTGGGACAGCAGTAATATAGCATCTTGGGAGGTGGGACATCAGTAATATGGCATCTTGGGAGGTGGGACAGCAGTAATATAGTATCTTGGGAGTTGGGACAGCAGTAATATAGCATCTTGGGAGGTGGGACATCAGTAATATGGCATCTTGGGAGTTGGTACAGCAGTAATATAGCATCTTGGGAGGTGGGACATCAGTAATATGGCATCTTGGGAGTTGGTACAGCAGTAATATAGCATCTTGGGAGGTGGGACATCAGTAATATGGCATCTTGGGAGGTGGGACAGCAGTAATATAGCATCTTGGGAGTTGGTACAGCAGTAATATAGCATCTTGGGAGGTGGGACAGCAGTAATATAGCATCTTGGGAGTTGGTACAGCAGTAATATAGCATCTTGGGAGGTGGGACAGCAGTAATATAGCATCTTGGGAGTTGGTACAGCAGTAATATAGCATCTTGGGAGGTGGGACATCAGTAATATGGCATCTTGGGAGTTGGTACAGCAGTAATATAGCATCTTGGGAGGTGGGACATCAGTAATATGGCATCTTGGGAGGTGGGACAGCAGTAATATAGCATCTTGGGAGTTGGTACAGCAGTAATATAGCATCTTGGGAGGTGGGACAGCAGTAATATAGCATCTTGGGAGTTGGGACAGCAGTAATATAGCATCTTGGGAGTTGGGACAGCAGTAATATAGCATCTTGGGAGGTGGGACATCAGTAATATGGCATCTTGGGAGGTGGGACATCAGTAATATGGCATCTTGGGAGTTGGGACAGCAGTAATATAGCATCTTGGGAGTTGGGACAGCAGTAATATAGCATCTTGGGAGTTGGGACAGCAGTAATATAGCATCTTGGGAGTTGGGACAGCAGTAATATAGCATCTTGGGAGTTGGGACAGCAGTAATATAGCATCTTGGGAGTTGGGACAGCAGTAATATAGCATCTTGGGAGTTGGGACAGCAGTAATATAGCATCTTGGGAGTTGGGACAGCAGTAATATAGCATCTTGGGAGTTGGGACAGCAGTAATATAGCATCTTGGGAGGTGGGACATCAGTAATATGGCATCTTGGGAGTTGGGACAGCAGTAATATAGCATCTTGGGAGGTGGGACATCAGTAATATAGCATCTTGGGAGGTGGGACAGCAGTAATATAGCATCTTGGGAGGTGGGACAGCAGTAATATGGCATCTTGAAAGGTAGGACAGCAGTAATATGGCATCTTGGGAGGTGGGACATCAGTAATATAGCATCTTGGGAGGTGGGACAGCAGTAATATGGCATCTTGAAAGGTAGGACAGCAGTAATATGGCATCTTGGGAGTTGGGACAGCAGTAATATAGCATCTTGGGAGGTGGGACAGCAGTAATTTAGCATCTTGGGAGGTGGGACAGCAGTAATATGGCATCTTGGGAGTTGGGACAGCAGTAATATAGCATCTTGGGAGGTGGGACAGCAGTAATATGGCATCTTGAAAGGTAGGACAGCAGTAATATAGCATCTTGGGAGGTGGGACAGCAGTAATATGGCATCTTGGGAGTTGGGACAGCAGTAATATAGCATCTTGGGAGGTGGGACAGCAGTAATATGGCATCTTGGGAGGTGGGACAGCAGTAATATGGCATCTTGGGAGTTGGGACAGCAGTAATATAGCATCTTGGGAGGTGGGACAGCAGTAATATGGCATCTTGGGAGGTGGGACAGCAGTAATATGGCATCTTGGGAGGTGGGACAGCAGTAATATGGCATCTTGGGAGGTGGGACAGCAGTAATATGGCATCTTGGGAGGTGGGACAGCAGTtgcctgtgtttttttttttaatatagatTTTTAACTCCCTATAAAAAAAGGGAACACACATCACCATGTAAACAAAGTTCAATCCCTTCGTGTGTCACGTGGGAATCAATACCCCCGACATCCCTTCGTGTGTCACGTGGGAATCAATACCCCGACAGTACGGGAACCATTACAACTCTTCCTCTCGCCTAATACGTTGCAATATTAACTAAATCGACCAATCCACTAAACAAATTGCGACGTATTTGTAAAACTGTAAGCCctgtaatattgacgttttctatgcatcgacaTCGAtatgttaggtaggttgcttgggttcataCGTTTCTGGCTAGGTGAAACAGTCGTATTTTTAAGTGTTAAATCGAGAGACCCGGTTGACGAAGGTATACTTCTTGTTATCAAACAAGTATATCAAAGAGGCGACACGAATCTggagtcagattcacgaagcagttacgcaagcatttacgaacctgtacatctttcctcgatctttggcggctttggttacatttattaaacagtttacaagcatgaaaacttgccaatcaactgttgttattgttataaacagcctcctggtgcttcggagctcattaactgtttaataattgtaaacaaagccccaaagattgagaaaagctctacaggttcgtaagtgcttgcgtaactgcttcgtgaatctggcccccctggttcgtaagtgcttgcataactgcttcgtgaatctgaccccagttgTGTAAAATAATATATGTTCTGACCTCTCCCGTAGATGGCCATTTGTTGATCATCTGTTGAGCCACATGCCTCCTGACCATCCAGCCGCAGCCAGGGACCCCGTGGACCCTGTAGAGACGTGTGGGGTCCAGGGCCGTGTGGCTGAAGGCGTTGTGGTTGTAGGCCCCGACGCAAAACAATTTCGGGTCTGATGTGAGCAGTTGAGCTGCTTGGTGAAAGTACCTGAAGAATGTTTTTATTAACCAGGaggcaaattattattattattgtgactGATCTTATGCCAGATTTGCAATGAACTAATTAACatttgtgatgagatgatgacaattCATTAAAAATATTTCAGAAAATAGAGAAATTTGGGAAAGAACATTAGTCATAAtcgattatttatttatttaattcctAGATGGGATATCCTGCGGTGCCcaggtctccctcacacaccctatctttccccacacaccctcctctgtttccctttcacacacacacacacacacacacacacacacacacacacacacacacacacacacacacactccctgtctccctcacacactccctatacccagagggtatagactcattcctctcaatgtttgctgacgacgccaaaattatgagaaggattaagacagaggaggacagcttgaggcttcaagaagacctggacaagctgcaagaatggtcgaacaaatggatgtttgagtttaacccaagcaaatgtaatgtaatgaagataggggtaggaagcaggagaccagatacaaggtatcacttgggagatgaaatacttcaagagtcagagagagagaaagacctgggggttgatatcacgccagacctgtcccctgaagctcatatcaagaggataacatcagcagcatatgacaggttgactaacataagaacggcctttagaaacttgtgtaaggaatctttcagaacattatataccacatatgtcagaccaatcctggagtatgcggctccagcatggagtccacatctagtcaagcataagactaaactggaaaaggttcaaaggtttgccaccagactagtacccgagctgagaggtatgagctacgaggagagactacgggaattgaacctcactttcgttggaagacagaagagttaggggggacatgatcaccacatacaagattctcaagggaattgacagggttgataaagacaggctgtttaacacaaggggcacacgcacaaggggacacaggtggaaactgagcgcccaaatgagccacagagatattagaaagaacttttttagtgtcagagtggttgacaaatggaatgcattaggaagcaatgtggtggaggctgactccatacacagtttcaagtgtagatatgatagagcccaataggctcaggaacctgtacacctgttgattgacggttgagaggcgggaccaaagagccagagctcaacccccgcaagcacaactaggtgagtacaactaggtgagcacacaccctccccatctcctcccTACCATTGTAACCATCTTAGCTGCACACATCTCTTTCACTGTAACCAAATGGTTGCATCCAGAATGTAAATCTTCCAACGAAAAGTTCATTTTACATGTCATTTTCTGAATTCTATAATGGTTAAACAAATGCTAAAGTCTACATACAGATTTTGAGCAGAATATTCCACACGTAATAACTTCGTGAAAAGGGAACATAAGGAGCTGACTCCCCATCACGGGGGCATGAGGCCGACCCTCAAGTCTCCTGTGACACTCCTTATTAAATCATAATTAATCCTACAATGTTTAATGAGGCTAGCCCTAAGCCTCTGATATCCAACCTTTGacatacaaacattctgttttatAGACATAGATTTTAACAGGCTTCGTAGATTAAGACATTTTATTCTGAAAGTCATGAAATAAATTTTAGGTTGATGTGAGTCATAAGCTCAGAAGCACAAGAAAATGGATATTATACAAACTATAGAACTTTATACGAGTGCATATTTTTGAGTGCCATTTTTAAATGTCATAATATCAAGAAATTATATTAATCTTAAACTAGTTGACAAATTAAGAAATAAGATGGTCCTTACGGGATGATGTCTGGGGCAAGCTCAAGGTCGTCCTCCAAGATGATGGCCTTGTCTGCTTTGGGGTGCTGCTCGAACACTCGAGACAAGACCAGCTTCATGTGAGAGGAGATACGAGTTAACGAACCTGCAGCAGAAACATTTGTAGTTTTCAAGATCAAAATACATAAAATACCAGTGTTTTACAAtgattaatataattataatattcttTAGCAAATGAGCGATGGAAAAACTCGCCTTTATATGCGGGATTGTGGTGTTGGACtagagggaggtggaggagagcAGCCAGCGCCTGGGCCTCGGGGTTGTGGCCGTCGACAAAGATGGTGATGGGTGTGTTGGTGCCGCCGGGGCTggcccacacctgccccacctGACGCAGGACGTGGGGCAGCCGGCGAGCTGTCACTATGGCCACAGGGATCACCTCCTTCATCTCGTACTCCACCTCATACACAACACTATTAGTCCGCATACCTTACAACAACCAATTGTAATATTTTAAAGTATTACAGCATTACATGTTAACCAAAATTCCGCAAGACACAATACGGAATTTCTTTCCTTGTTATATAACATGTTTTGTAAGTTGGACAATAGGAGCAATATCTtactgggtgttgtgggaggggcGACCAGGGCGGGTGGTGACAGGTGCAGAAGTCACCATAACCGTCATAAGTGTCACAGAAGGCGGCCCTCTCCTGCAGCCCCGCCACgccataccacccacaccctccacctgGAAGGGAAAAGGTGGAACTGTCGAGACGATTATCAAAAGTGTCTGAGATCTCGGCGCATACGAACTTGAGATTTCAAACAACTCAAGCATTATGGCAGTAAACTGTGTATACTTAACAGAACATGTATCTCCAGAACTTAGAGGGGGGGAAAAGTTTAATATAGAAAAATAATGTAATCTAAGTCACTGGAACAAAATATAAAGCAATCTCAAACAAAAGAATTTTGGCTGATTTCAAAGGCTGGTTTAAGATCGGCAGTAATacacttaatatttttttttttttgtgaaaatGTACAATCGAATAATTTAAATAATTCCTTCTAAAAAATCATACATTATCTATGGTAGAATCAATAGTTATTAATacgtttaaataattttttttattatgaactaTTGTTAAAGTCACGACatgaactaaatgttcctgaaaaATGTGGAATACAATATTTAGACCAGGTCTGTAGAAGCGATATGATCACAACTCCACTACACAGTGACTGGAAACGCACTGGTCTGACATGATTAGGCACGCCAGAGAaaataaacttcatttaataatatAGGCACCAAATTGCTCAGTAAGATACAAAAAGTCACGATAATTTAACTTTAAATGATATTCTTGACCATGACATCATACAGAACAATCCTTCTGCATCTACTTAAATTCGTATTCATTTTCCCAGACATACTTCTTAAAAAATTTAAAGTAGACCAGGCACTTAACTACTCAGTATAGATGACAACATTGCTTGCTATTATCAACAAGGTTTCTACCCTGACTGGGCCAACTTTACTGATATTAAAACTCTGTACAAATTCGAAAACAGAAAATCATCCCACTTTCAATTGCTAAGTCAAGCACAATGAATTACGAATCTCATAGCTGTGTGTGATCAACACGTCTCACAGATGATCTCCTAAAACATGCTTTGTTTAATATACAAACTGCAGAAAAGGTGTTAAAATGACCTAGATATTCTACTAGATATCAGGTTATAAtgattttatatatgtatgtaataaTATATCACAGTGTATCAAAGCTGCAGGAACACGCAAGccgtagatcactaagaactcttattgacccggccaggattcgaacccatgccgtccaggatcacccctaatcgTACACAGTACGTGTACGTTTTGTGACAAGGTTTATCTTTGATAAATGCAAAGTCTTGAACTTTTGAAGTGACTGTGACACTGCTAAATGAATGATGCAGATTTCCACTTTCTTCTACTAATTCTATTACTTTACGTTGAGCACTCACCTGCCTTGCGAGGTATAGAGGCGTGAAGAGTGAGTGGCGTCACGTCCAGCATAGTGAAGTTGTTGTCAAGCACGAGTTCGTTGAGACTGTGTGgcgggaggaaggtggtggtgagggcctcGAGCAGCACCCCGCCGCCCTTGTGCACCAGCAGGCACCACGCATCCTTGTAGGCCAACCTGTCGATGTAGAGGGCGCCCATCTCctccagcacccgtattgtcgccTCTCCCAGGAACGACGTGAAGTCCGGCTGTCGTGTTAAGTTGTTCAGTTATTCACCAATGTATTTTTTCACTTCAGATGCTCTAAACTAGAGAGTATAAAGTAAGCAATTATAGTTcacaagtatttatgtcatgactAAACTCCAACATAAAAACCTCTGAAAATCAACTTCAGCTATTTTATAATTGTCTCTGGTAATTAAGATTTCAAGTATCATTATTACTATTGGGATCAATATATGATCACTACTCTACGGAAATTGAATTCCTGACTCAGTGTAATGACTGTTAGgatgtcacaatcgacttaagaatggtccaagacggaccgaaacgtcatcgtcccttcactttctaatgtgtggtctggtcaacagtgttAGATGGGAATTTCTGCCAGTTCCGTACCACTAATTAACCTTCCATACGGTGACAAGGCACTCAAGATATACGGATCTTGAGAGATACACAGACACATTACACAAAGGTTATATAAGATTGTTAGGGATATAGTCTACTGTTgtttatataaaaatatactttCTTAGGAAGCCAAAAAGAGTCGAGAACCAGCTGGCAGTCTTTTTAGCTCGTGCTAAATATGAATTCGTCAGCTTCCGAATGAACTCCATTAATTGAAAGATATTTTTAAGTTCACATTGCGAtggagtttttaaattattaatatattttctgaaagAATTTAAAATTATTGTTCAATGAACAGTTTACTTATAAGCTTATTTGGCTTTATTCATTTCACAAGAGCGAGCACGTAGAAGTCATCTTCACAACCTCAACACCTACCGCTCCGAGGATGACCAAGAGGCGACCATTCTGAATGTCGTTCAATCCCTCGAGGAAAGCTTTATGAAGGGCGGGCTGCCAGGTCATGTAGGAGTGAGCGGCCATGACCCGACCCGTGGCCGGGTGCAGGGTCACCAGGTGCAGGCCGCAGGACATGTTATACTTCAAATCCTTGTATACCTGCCGAGGACAGTAAGCGTGAGCTGGTCCTGGTCACCATGAATTGTGTAGTAAAGTCATGTTAAAGTGAGATTGTAATGCAAgtgttaagggagagagagagagagagagaaagaattatGAATTACTGTTGTTTTTGGTATTTACCCCAATATATAGGTTACATATAACTTATATAATCAGTCAATAACCTTATTCATAAACGCTTGTTATGTTACATTTACAGTTGGGTTATTTTACACAAATTTACAGTGAATTATTTACATAAGAAAAAGTCATAATAACAACATAACATGAAATATATGACGATGAGCATAAAATTTATTCAATTTACAGGACTGATATGTAATAATCATTCGATGAATTTATACAAAAATTTGTTACACCCTCAGCAGTCTCATTCCCAACACACTGTTCTAACAATATATAGATCTGACTCCAGTAGGACTCAAAATGCCTGTCAATAAGCCATCTCCTTTGTAGACAGTAGTTTttgtagacatatatatatatatatatatatatatatatatatatatatatatatatatatatatatatatatataaatatatatatatatatatgtgtgtgtgtgtgtatatatatatatatatgtcgtacctagtagccagaacgcacttctctgcctactatgcaaggcccgatttgcctaataagccaagttttcatgaattaattgtttttcgactacctaacctacctaacctaacctaacctaactttttcggctacctaacctaacctataaagataggttaggttaggttaggtagggttggttaggttcggtcatatatctacgttaattttaactccaataaaaaaaaattgacctcttacataatgaaattggtagctttatcatttcataagagaaaaattagagaaaatatattaattcatgaaaacttggcttattaggcaaatcgggccttgcatagtaggctgagaagtgcgttctggctactaggtacgacatatatatatatatatatatatatatatatatatatatatatatatatatatatatatatatatatatatatatatatatatgtaactgaaaactcacaccccagaagtaactcaaacccatactgccaggagcaacgcaactggtatgtacagggacgccttaatccgcttgaccgtcacgaccggacaataaggaagtgatagccgaagctatttgaaccacttccccgccggcactcggatggtaatcttgggcatagcattttatcaaatcacctcattctttggggcacacgtgaggaacacaaatgcgaacaagcctgaatggtccccaggactatatgcaactgaaaactcacaccccagaagtgactccaggtagtatgggttcgagtcacttctggggtgtgagttttcagttgcatatagtcctagggaccattcaggcttgttcgcatatatatatgtgtgtgtgtgtgtatatatatatatatatatatatatatatatatatatatatatatatatatatatatatatatatatatatacatatatatataagcttaaaTGGTCCCCCAAGCACATATATCACTATAACCGGCGGCCTGCATTCGAATCGACTATGCGATCATTGAGTTACAgtgatatacatacacatatacatataataaaaGGATACAACAGGGAACCCTGAGGAACGTTGCTACTGACATTTTTCCACTTTGGTTTTACTCCATTAATGAGGCTTACAATGGTTCTTGACTTTCAACCAAGGTCTAATCCACCTTAATAGTCTCTTCCACTGCAATGAGCTTAAATATTTCTGGTCAACCTCTCATGCAGAACAATACAAAAAacctttacacacagaaatcacagtagcgtgaatgcatcaaatgaacaaatccacaagggccggacgtaggttcgaaccctcgtcacggctcttgtgaatttgttcacgaAAAACCTTACTGTGGCCAAGGTATTCAACGTCATTATTTTCTACTGACTCAAATTTGGAAACAAGAATATATTTTTTGAAACTATGCTAAATCTTTTATGAAATAATTTTGGTGAGATGACTTCTTATTCAATTTGCTACCAGTACTCAAGGAACTTTTCCACGATTGATGTTAAGCTAATCGGGAAATAGTTTGGTAAGTGTGAGGTTTATCCATCTCCTAACAAATGTGTTCTGCATTAACTACCCTACAAGCAACAGAGACAATCCTTAACCACAGAGCACAATGCATTCTTGTTCAACTCTGCCGAATGTTTCATCATGTCAATGAAACTGGTAGTTTATTTTGCTCGTTTTACGCATAAAAATGGATTGCGGGACCTTCCGGTAGCGAACTCTGTTATGACCACTGCGCTACGGGATCCCACAAATATTGACAGGTACTCCTATGTCGCGCGTAGTGCAGGTAAAGCACTTGACTTTCTAGAAGAGGAAATAGTCTAGTTTTAAGTCATAAATACAGGACAGGACATGGATTATTAGAATAGTGTCCTGTGGTTAATTCGGGGAATATCCTAGCACACGCAGCACGCACACAAAAACAATCTGTGAGCCTCACCTGGCGACCGTCCACAGTCAGAGCAACACCTGTCAAGTTGACAGTGATATCCAGGACCAGATGATCGTCTGGGCTTACTGCTGGGGCCACGGAAGCTGCGTCTGCTTCTTCGTCTCCGGGCGAGGAGCCCGTGGCGGACTCTCCATTTCCGGGAAGAGAAACATTGGTGCCTGGGTTGTCTCTGGGAAGTATGGTTTCAATAGTCACTTCTCCCAACGTGGAGTTCTCGCCGGCAGCTTCAGTGGCAACTGTAGTGTCTTGGATCATGTGTGTAATGTCTTCTTGTCCTCCAAGATGGGAGACTTCCAGGCCCTCGACCTCCTCGAGAAATGCAACCACGGTAGTTTGTTGTTCCTCTGAAGTAGACGGTATTGCAGCTTCCTCTTCTGTCCTGGACTTATCTCTTGAACGAGGCATTTGAGAAGTCTTGTCGGTATTATAAATTAATGCTGTAGTGTCTTCTTGCTCTTCCGTAGCGTCAGCTTTAACTGTCTCTGGATCCACGTGCTGGGCATGATGCTGGGCACTTGGTGGGGTTTGAGTGGAAAATATAATATCGTTATTCTCCTTCACCGTAGCATCATATTTGTGTTGCATATCACTGCTACTGTTGCTTCTTACATTTGTTCTGTCCTCCATGTTTTGACCAGCAATCATCTCCACATCGATGTTCCATGCTGTCTCATTGTTTGCTGTAGAGCTGTACTCTTGGTGTATCGGCGGCCTCTCATTAGTCACGTTATTTGGCCTTATTGGAGCAACACTTTCCCCGTTACTGACCTTCAGGAGTGACCATATGCCGCCTCCTGGATACTTCGCAGTGAGGAAGATCACAAGGTACACAATGCAAATGAGTACAGTGGTCATCACTCGTTTGGTGATAATGACCATTACTGTGGCTCCCTCTCTATTGGTTGCTGGTTGTACAGTGTCTGGTGAGGTGGTATATGCAGGTGGTACTGAAAGGAACAGTGTTTAGCTGCGGTTCTCTGGGACGTAAATGTTGATATAATATTATATTGTCCCAAAACTAACTTTCAGTTTTATGAAATGTTTTCAACGTTACTCGGCAGCAGTGTTGCCCTGACAGCAGTTTGTTTTAGCTCGAACTTGTAAACAAATACGTAAAGGAGAGTGATTATGATATAAGCTTTGAAAGCTCGTGTTTATGGTCACGTTTATGTCTTCTGAAGCTCTTAACAATTGTAATGCGTCGCGGTCCTGCTTGTTATTTGTTCAAGCTTAGTAAGTGGTTAGCCGGGCActtggtgggtggttgatgcCGGGCACTTGGTGGGGCGTTGATGCTGGGCACTTGGTGGGGGTTGATGCCGGGCActtggtgggtggttgatgccgggcacttggtgggggttgatgccgggcacttggtgggggttgatgccgggcacttggtgggtggttgatgcCGGGCACTTGGTGGGTGCTTGATGTCGGGCACTTGGTGGGGGTTGATGCCGGGCActtggtgggtggttgatgccgggcacttggtgggtggttgatgcCGGGCACTTGGTGGGGGTTGATGTCGGGCACTTGGTGAGTGGTTGATGCCGGGCActtggtgggtggttgatgccgggcacttggtgggtggttgatgccgggtacttggtgggtggttgatgccgggcacttggtgggtggttgatgctggGCACTTGGTGAGTGGTTGATGCCGGGCActtggtgggtggttgatgccgggcacttggtgggtggttgatgccgggcacttggtgggtggttgatgccgggcacttggtgggtggttgatgccgggcacttggtgagtggttgatgccgggcacttggtgggtggttgatgccgggtacttggtgggtggttgatgcCGGGCACTTGGTGAGTGGTTGATGCCAGGCActtggtgggtggttgatgccgggcacttggtgggtggttgatgcCGGGCACTTGGTGGGGCGTTGATTCCGGGCActtggtgggtggttgatgccgggtacttggtgggtggttgatgccgggcacttggtggggcgttgatgccgggcacttggtgggtggttgatgccgggcacttggtggggcgttgatgccgggcacttggtgggtggttgatgcCGGGTACTTGGTGGGGGTTGATGCCGGGCACTTGGTGGGGGTTGATGCCGGGCACTTGGTGGGGGTTGATGCCGGGCACTTGGTGGGGGTTGATGCCGGGCActtggtgggtggttgatgccgggcacttggtgggtggttgatgccgggcacttggtgggggttgatgccgggcacttggtgggggttgatgccgggcacttggtgggggttgatgccgggcacttggtgggggttgatgccgggcacttggtgggtggttgatgccgggcacttggtgggtggttgatgccgggcacttggtgggtggttgatgccgggcacttggtgggtggttgatgccgggcacttggtgggtggttgatgccgggcacttggtgggtggttgatgccgggcacttggtgggtggttgatgccgggcacttggtgggtggttgatgccgggcacttggtgggtggttgatgccgggcacttggtgggtggttgatgccgggcacttggtgagtggttgatgccgggcacttggtgggtggttgatgccgggcacttggtgggtggttgatgccgggcacttggtgggtggttgatgccgggc
This genomic window from Procambarus clarkii isolate CNS0578487 chromosome 26, FALCON_Pclarkii_2.0, whole genome shotgun sequence contains:
- the LOC123756900 gene encoding protein O-linked-mannose beta-1,2-N-acetylglucosaminyltransferase 1-like, translated to MVIITKRVMTTVLICIVYLVIFLTAKYPGGGIWSLLKVSNGESVAPIRPNNVTNERPPIHQEYSSTANNETAWNIDVEMIAGQNMEDRTNVRSNSSSDMQHKYDATVKENNDIIFSTQTPPSAQHHAQHVDPETVKADATEEQEDTTALIYNTDKTSQMPRSRDKSRTEEEAAIPSTSEEQQTTVVAFLEEVEGLEVSHLGGQEDITHMIQDTTVATEAAGENSTLGEVTIETILPRDNPGTNVSLPGNGESATGSSPGDEEADAASVAPAVSPDDHLVLDITVNLTGVALTVDGRQVYKDLKYNMSCGLHLVTLHPATGRVMAAHSYMTWQPALHKAFLEGLNDIQNGRLLVILGAPDFTSFLGEATIRVLEEMGALYIDRLAYKDAWCLLVHKGGGVLLEALTTTFLPPHSLNELVLDNNFTMLDVTPLTLHASIPRKAGGGCGWYGVAGLQERAAFCDTYDGYGDFCTCHHPPWSPLPQHPVEYEMKEVIPVAIVTARRLPHVLRQVGQVWASPGGTNTPITIFVDGHNPEAQALAALLHLPLVQHHNPAYKGSLTRISSHMKLVLSRVFEQHPKADKAIILEDDLELAPDIIPYFHQAAQLLTSDPKLFCVGAYNHNAFSHTALDPTRLYRVHGVPGCGWMVRRHVAQQMINKWPSTGEGIDWDLWTRQTIMGDRDILVPEIPRTKHRGGGGVHVTGIEQEQYYNQRPLNALLNVTLDLHGAELHNYLKLHTRNIRTGHVVHFSKHPCVELPIPRHQVNMSYVVYVDQPLEIGSTGSYYVVAKCLGLDDHYTLENLQMMYTASFYGNQLYVIGCPNSPFCITKKTENIYSATSEDMDFANEHPFRKFSPTEHLAFRVQSLSLSDEFNLNNLIHYYVQ